A stretch of the Acidobacteriota bacterium genome encodes the following:
- a CDS encoding PAS domain-containing protein, translated as MQETSTGGAQPAAPARILIVDADPDALRTLSDSVIALGHAVCHAAEPGRGVVDLSADARPDLAVIGLAAGATAAPAVETAERIAERFGIPIVYAVQTGDTALLDRTQRTNPHGYVLKSAEPLQLDLTLRAALNLAARERADRERQDREMAALKASVAFTERDNAILRCLFERISDAVVLGDPRGRLTAINPAARRLGRTSLEDPNKWTEYFTTYQGDGRTPFATADLPLVRALHGETTQDVPVVLRPRHADAGTEDIWLNASGYPLLDAQGRSLGGAVLLRDVTALREQSAKAAKAQAELHERLQVLDAIIRSMADGVVVADAQARFKLFNPSAERIVGIGMTDRPPDEWPDIYGVYYPDASTPVPADQLPVVRAIRGERVEGQELFIRNPGVPDGAFINVNASPLRDEAGRVVGGVTVFRDVSARRMQEEALTQAFALGRLEVIDTVMHNIGNAINSVATGVDTLHGWFQDNELMRRFGRLTDLVAAHDRDWTAWLEHDAQGRQLRPFLLALVRDLTGEHEKLVGTAARVRERVRHIVDIIRTQAAFTNGTVERKLVDLPATIRDAVKVVQESLGQRGVAIEVDCSRAPREMVVQESRFQQMLVNLLRNAMEATDERAARGEDDPGWRPGIRVLAYRGEQENTLVIDVSDNGIGIDPSDFNSVFNAGYTTKKEGTGLGLHSAANFVIGSGGSIRPLSDGIGHGATLRVTLRLVKEHR; from the coding sequence ATGCAGGAGACATCGACGGGTGGCGCGCAACCTGCGGCGCCCGCGCGGATTCTGATCGTCGATGCCGACCCCGACGCGCTGCGGACCCTTTCCGACTCGGTGATCGCCCTGGGACATGCGGTCTGCCACGCCGCCGAACCCGGGCGCGGCGTGGTCGATCTGTCCGCCGATGCGCGTCCCGACCTCGCGGTGATCGGTCTCGCGGCCGGTGCGACGGCGGCGCCTGCCGTCGAGACCGCCGAGCGGATCGCGGAGCGGTTCGGGATACCGATCGTCTACGCCGTGCAGACGGGGGACACCGCGCTGCTGGACCGGACGCAGCGCACGAACCCGCACGGCTACGTGCTGAAGTCGGCCGAGCCCCTGCAACTGGATCTCACCCTCCGCGCGGCGTTGAACCTGGCTGCGCGCGAGCGGGCCGACCGCGAACGGCAGGACCGGGAGATGGCCGCGCTCAAGGCATCGGTGGCGTTCACGGAACGGGACAACGCCATCCTCCGCTGCCTGTTCGAACGCATCAGCGACGCGGTCGTCCTGGGCGATCCCCGGGGCAGACTCACGGCCATCAACCCCGCCGCGAGACGGTTGGGCCGGACGTCGCTGGAAGACCCGAACAAGTGGACCGAGTACTTCACTACCTACCAGGGCGACGGGCGGACGCCGTTCGCGACGGCGGATCTGCCGCTTGTACGCGCCCTCCATGGTGAGACCACCCAGGACGTCCCCGTGGTGCTCCGGCCTCGCCACGCGGATGCCGGCACGGAGGACATCTGGCTGAACGCCAGCGGATACCCGTTGCTCGACGCGCAGGGCAGGTCCCTCGGCGGCGCCGTGCTGCTGCGCGACGTCACCGCCCTGCGCGAGCAGTCGGCGAAGGCTGCGAAAGCCCAGGCCGAGCTGCACGAGCGGCTGCAGGTGCTGGATGCGATCATCCGCAGCATGGCCGACGGGGTGGTCGTCGCGGACGCGCAGGCGCGATTCAAGCTGTTCAACCCGAGCGCAGAGCGCATCGTCGGCATCGGCATGACGGACCGGCCGCCGGACGAATGGCCCGACATCTACGGCGTGTACTACCCCGACGCGTCGACTCCAGTGCCGGCGGACCAGTTGCCGGTGGTGCGCGCCATCCGGGGCGAGAGAGTGGAAGGGCAGGAACTGTTCATCCGCAATCCGGGCGTTCCGGATGGGGCATTCATCAACGTGAACGCCAGCCCCCTGCGCGACGAAGCGGGCCGGGTCGTCGGCGGGGTGACCGTCTTCCGCGACGTGTCGGCGCGCCGGATGCAGGAAGAGGCGTTGACGCAGGCCTTCGCCCTCGGACGCCTGGAGGTCATCGACACGGTCATGCACAACATCGGGAACGCGATCAACAGCGTCGCGACGGGCGTGGACACGCTGCACGGGTGGTTCCAGGACAACGAGCTGATGCGACGGTTCGGCAGGCTGACGGACCTCGTCGCCGCGCACGACCGCGACTGGACCGCCTGGCTGGAGCACGACGCGCAGGGCCGGCAGTTGCGGCCGTTCCTGCTCGCCCTCGTGCGGGACCTGACCGGCGAGCACGAGAAGCTGGTGGGAACCGCCGCCCGCGTGCGGGAGCGCGTGCGCCACATTGTCGACATCATCCGCACCCAGGCCGCCTTCACGAACGGCACGGTGGAACGCAAGCTCGTCGATCTGCCGGCGACCATCCGGGACGCCGTGAAGGTGGTCCAGGAATCGCTCGGGCAACGCGGCGTCGCCATCGAGGTCGACTGCTCCCGTGCGCCGCGCGAGATGGTGGTGCAGGAGAGCCGGTTTCAACAGATGCTCGTGAACCTGCTCAGGAACGCGATGGAGGCTACCGACGAACGCGCGGCCCGAGGGGAGGACGACCCGGGCTGGCGGCCGGGGATTCGCGTGCTGGCCTATCGCGGGGAACAGGAGAACACGCTCGTGATCGACGTCAGCGACAACGGCATCGGCATCGATCCGTCCGATTTCAACTCGGTGTTCAACGCCGGCTACACGACCAAGAAGGAGGGCACCGGACTGGGTCTGCACTCGGCGGCGAACTTCGTGATCGGGTCGGGCGGCAGCATCCGGCCCTTGAGCGACGGTATCGGCCACGGCGCCACGCTGCGGGTGACGCTGCGCCTCGTGAAGGAGCACAGGTAG
- a CDS encoding PAS domain-containing protein, producing the protein MHETSAGREFPAPHGRILIVDADPGAREMLSRAVTGLGHTVCHAAEPGPAAIDVPGAARPDVALIGLAAGEQAGLAVQTGERIAKRFGVPLVYATETTDAESLDQAQRTDPHGYVLKAGDPRQLGLVIRAALRATVRKSSDGQEANPDDMAPRPEWNSAILEGLFDNMSDAVIVADARGRFVAVNAAARRLSGTYDPSNPEQWSQHFEVYEADGRTPFATEDLPLTAAIRGESTGDALLRLRPRHAGAGTEDLWLRASGYPLRDAGGRCLGGTVVLRDVTAGPAQSARAKRIEAELHERVQVLDAIIRSMGDGVVVADAQARFTLFNPSAERIVGIGMTDRPPDEWTDLYGVFYADGVTPVPTDQLPVVRAVQGETVEALQLFVRNSRVPDGVYISVNASPVRSESGVVVGGVAVFRDVTQRRMEQEALTQAFAHGRLEVIDTVLHNIGNAINSVATGVDTLNGWFQDNELMRRFGKLADLVAAHDHDWISWLEHDAQGRQIRPFLLALVRDLTGEHEKLVGTAARVRERVRHIVDIIRTQASFTNSTVERKLVDLRATIRDAVKVVQESLGQRGVTIEVDCARAPHQILVQESRFQQMLVNLLKNAMEATDERAARPEDAPGWRPRIRVLAYRGEQKNTLVIDVGDNGIGIDPSHFGSVFNAGYTTKQDGTGLGLHSAANFVIGSGGSIQPLSDGIGHGATLRVTLRLVEEPRPQRSLVGRSE; encoded by the coding sequence ATGCACGAGACATCGGCGGGACGCGAGTTCCCGGCCCCGCACGGGCGGATTCTGATCGTCGACGCCGACCCCGGCGCCCGGGAGATGCTGTCGCGTGCGGTGACCGGTCTGGGCCACACGGTCTGCCACGCCGCCGAACCCGGGCCCGCGGCGATCGACGTGCCCGGAGCGGCGCGTCCCGACGTGGCGCTGATCGGCCTCGCGGCCGGCGAGCAGGCCGGGCTCGCCGTGCAGACGGGAGAGCGAATCGCGAAGCGGTTCGGCGTGCCGCTCGTCTATGCGACCGAAACGACGGACGCCGAGTCGCTGGACCAGGCGCAGCGCACGGACCCGCACGGTTACGTGCTGAAGGCAGGCGATCCTCGACAACTGGGTCTGGTCATCCGCGCGGCACTGCGTGCAACCGTCAGGAAGTCGAGCGACGGGCAGGAAGCGAACCCCGACGACATGGCGCCCCGTCCGGAATGGAACTCGGCAATCCTCGAGGGCCTGTTCGACAACATGAGCGACGCGGTCATCGTCGCCGACGCGCGAGGCCGGTTCGTGGCCGTGAACGCGGCCGCGCGACGGCTCAGCGGGACGTACGACCCGTCGAATCCCGAGCAGTGGTCGCAGCACTTCGAGGTCTACGAGGCGGACGGGCGGACGCCGTTCGCGACGGAGGACCTGCCGCTGACCGCCGCAATCCGCGGCGAGTCCACCGGCGACGCGCTGCTGCGGCTGCGGCCGCGGCACGCCGGAGCGGGAACCGAGGACCTCTGGTTGCGCGCCAGCGGATATCCGTTGCGGGACGCGGGCGGCCGGTGCCTGGGCGGCACGGTCGTGCTGCGCGACGTCACGGCTGGCCCGGCGCAGTCGGCGCGGGCGAAGAGAATCGAGGCCGAGCTGCACGAGCGGGTACAGGTGCTCGATGCGATTATTCGCAGCATGGGTGACGGGGTGGTGGTCGCGGACGCGCAGGCGCGATTCACCCTCTTCAACCCGAGCGCCGAGCGCATCGTCGGCATCGGCATGACCGACCGGCCGCCGGACGAATGGACCGACCTCTACGGCGTGTTCTACGCCGACGGGGTGACCCCGGTGCCGACGGACCAGTTGCCCGTCGTGCGTGCGGTGCAGGGCGAGACCGTTGAAGCCCTGCAGCTCTTCGTCCGCAATTCGCGCGTTCCGGACGGTGTGTACATCAGCGTGAATGCGAGCCCGGTGCGCAGCGAGTCGGGAGTAGTGGTCGGCGGCGTCGCCGTCTTCCGTGACGTGACGCAGCGGCGAATGGAACAGGAGGCGCTGACGCAGGCCTTCGCGCACGGACGCCTGGAGGTCATCGACACCGTCCTGCACAACATCGGGAACGCGATCAACAGCGTCGCGACGGGTGTGGACACGCTGAACGGGTGGTTCCAGGACAACGAGCTGATGCGGCGGTTCGGCAAGCTGGCGGACCTGGTCGCCGCGCACGACCACGACTGGATCTCCTGGCTGGAACACGACGCGCAGGGCCGGCAGATACGGCCCTTTCTGCTGGCCCTGGTGCGGGACCTGACCGGCGAGCACGAGAAGCTGGTAGGTACCGCCGCGCGCGTGCGGGAGCGCGTACGCCACATCGTCGACATCATCCGCACCCAGGCCTCCTTCACGAACAGCACGGTGGAACGCAAGCTCGTCGATTTGCGGGCGACCATCCGGGACGCCGTGAAGGTGGTCCAGGAATCGCTCGGGCAACGCGGCGTCACGATAGAGGTCGACTGCGCCCGCGCGCCCCACCAGATCCTCGTGCAGGAGAGCCGGTTTCAGCAGATGCTGGTGAACCTGCTCAAGAACGCGATGGAAGCTACCGACGAGCGTGCGGCCCGACCGGAGGACGCCCCGGGATGGCGGCCGAGAATTCGTGTGCTGGCCTATCGCGGGGAACAGAAGAACACCCTCGTGATCGATGTCGGTGACAACGGAATCGGTATCGATCCGTCCCATTTCGGCTCCGTGTTCAACGCCGGCTACACGACCAAGCAGGACGGGACCGGACTGGGTCTGCATTCGGCGGCGAACTTCGTGATCGGGTCGGGCGGCAGCATTCAGCCCCTGAGCGACGGTATCGGCCACGGCGCCACGCTGCGCGTGACGCTGCGCCTGGTGGAAGAACCGAGGCCGCAGCGGTCGCTGGTCGGGCGCAGCGAGTGA
- the hyi gene encoding hydroxypyruvate isomerase: MPKFAANLTMLYNEVDFLDRFRAAADAGFQGVEYLFPYDFSKDELAGRLADNGLEQVLHNLPAGDWGAGERGIGCLSDRVGEFQDGVGRAVDYARALGCPRVNCLAGVAPDGADPAQLTETFITNLRFAAGKLGEAGVQLLIEPINTRDIPGFFLTGTDQANAIIDAVGSDNLALQYDIYHMQIMEGDLAPTIQANLARISHMQLADNPGRHEPGTGEINYPFLFDFIDRIGYTGWIGCEYKPAAATTAGLSWVAPYVGAGS; encoded by the coding sequence ATGCCGAAGTTCGCCGCCAACCTGACGATGCTGTACAACGAGGTCGACTTCCTCGACCGGTTCCGGGCGGCGGCCGACGCCGGCTTCCAGGGCGTGGAGTACCTGTTTCCCTATGATTTCTCCAAGGACGAGCTGGCCGGGCGCCTGGCCGACAACGGGCTCGAGCAAGTGCTGCACAACCTGCCGGCGGGCGACTGGGGCGCCGGCGAGCGCGGCATCGGGTGCCTGTCCGACCGGGTCGGCGAGTTCCAGGACGGCGTCGGGCGGGCCGTCGACTACGCCCGCGCGCTGGGCTGCCCGCGCGTCAACTGCCTGGCGGGGGTCGCCCCCGACGGCGCCGATCCGGCGCAGTTGACCGAGACCTTCATCACGAACCTCCGCTTCGCCGCCGGGAAGCTGGGCGAGGCCGGGGTCCAGCTCCTCATCGAGCCGATCAACACGCGCGACATTCCCGGGTTCTTCCTGACCGGGACCGATCAGGCGAACGCCATCATCGACGCGGTCGGGTCGGACAACCTCGCGCTGCAGTACGACATCTACCACATGCAGATCATGGAGGGGGACCTGGCGCCGACCATCCAGGCCAACCTGGCGCGGATCTCCCACATGCAGCTCGCCGACAACCCGGGCCGGCACGAGCCGGGGACCGGCGAGATCAACTACCCGTTCCTGTTCGACTTCATCGACCGGATCGGATACACGGGCTGGATCGGGTGCGAGTACAAACCGGCCGCGGCGACGACGGCGGGGCTGTCCTGGGTGGCTCCCTACGTCGGCGCCGGATCCTGA
- the glxR gene encoding 2-hydroxy-3-oxopropionate reductase — protein MANVGFIGLGIMGRPMAGHLQTGGHSLFVHDLVPIPQELVDGGATVCGSGREVAERSEIIITMVPDTPDVAAVLFGENGVAEGLSAGKIVVDMSSISPIETKGFAERINGLGCEYLDAPVSGGEVGAKAGKLTIMVGGSQATFDTVKPLFDLMGANITLVGGNGDGQTTKVANQIIVALTIEAVGEALLFASKAGADPGKVRQALMGGFASSKILEIHGERMIARTFDPGFRINLHQKDLSLALGGARALGLSLPNTATAQQLFNSCAANGGSAWDHSAMVKALEMLAGHEVGQGGGS, from the coding sequence ATGGCGAATGTAGGCTTCATCGGACTCGGCATCATGGGCCGCCCCATGGCGGGGCATCTGCAGACCGGCGGCCATTCGTTGTTCGTGCACGACCTCGTACCGATTCCGCAGGAGCTGGTCGACGGCGGCGCCACCGTCTGCGGCAGCGGCAGGGAGGTGGCGGAGCGGTCGGAGATCATCATCACGATGGTTCCCGACACCCCCGACGTCGCGGCCGTCCTGTTCGGGGAGAACGGCGTCGCCGAGGGCCTGTCCGCGGGCAAGATCGTCGTCGACATGAGCTCCATCTCGCCCATCGAGACCAAGGGTTTCGCCGAGCGGATCAACGGGCTCGGCTGCGAGTATCTCGACGCGCCGGTCTCCGGCGGCGAGGTCGGCGCCAAGGCGGGCAAGCTGACCATCATGGTGGGCGGCAGCCAGGCGACGTTCGACACGGTGAAGCCGCTGTTCGACCTGATGGGCGCCAACATCACCCTGGTCGGCGGCAACGGCGACGGGCAGACGACGAAGGTCGCCAATCAGATCATCGTGGCGCTGACGATCGAGGCGGTCGGCGAGGCGCTGCTGTTCGCGTCGAAGGCGGGGGCCGATCCCGGCAAGGTGCGGCAGGCGCTCATGGGCGGGTTCGCCTCGTCGAAGATCCTCGAGATCCACGGCGAGCGGATGATCGCCCGCACGTTCGATCCGGGATTCCGGATCAACCTCCACCAGAAGGACCTGAGCCTGGCGCTCGGCGGCGCCCGCGCGCTCGGTCTGTCGCTGCCGAACACGGCGACCGCGCAGCAGTTGTTCAACAGTTGCGCCGCCAACGGCGGCTCGGCGTGGGACCACTCCGCCATGGTCAAGGCGCTGGAGATGCTGGCCGGCCACGAGGTCGGCCAGGGCGGCGGGAGTTAG
- a CDS encoding 4-coumarate--CoA ligase family protein, whose product MMIYRSPFPDIEIPVTPLHEHVFEHADRRPDKPALIDGPTDRMLTYAQLRTAVRAVAAGLAARGFGRGDVLAIYSPNLPEYAAAFFGVSTAGGVVTTMNPLYTAEEVHRQLEDSGARFLLTIPQFLDAARQGAQNTGVEEIFVFGEADGATPFASLTAGGEPPAVTIDPRDDLAALPYSSGTTGMPKGVMLTHYNLVANVAQIAANEGIAAEDTLIGILPFYHIYGITVIMSASLRAGATVVTMPRFDLEQFLGLLQKHRVTTAYLVPPIVLALAKHPLVDQFDISSLKNIMSGAAPLPESVARGAAARNDMLVRQGYGLTETSPVTHTNSPRKETRITSVGTSLPNTEWRIVDVATHRDAAPGALGEVWVRGPQVMKGYLHNPEATRAMLDADGWLHTGDIGKADADGYLYVVDRLKELIKYKGFQVAPAELEAAVQSHPAVADAAVIPSPDEEAGEVPKAFVVLREGAGATAEEIMAHVAAQVSPQKKVRRVEFIDAIPKVPSGKILRRQLVERDRARLAASRG is encoded by the coding sequence ATGATGATCTACAGGAGCCCGTTTCCCGACATCGAGATACCGGTCACGCCGCTGCACGAGCACGTGTTCGAGCATGCCGACCGCAGGCCGGACAAGCCGGCGCTGATCGACGGCCCGACGGATCGGATGCTGACCTATGCGCAGCTCCGGACCGCCGTGCGCGCGGTCGCGGCCGGGCTCGCCGCGCGCGGCTTCGGGCGCGGGGACGTGCTCGCCATCTACAGCCCCAACCTGCCGGAGTACGCCGCCGCGTTCTTCGGGGTCTCGACCGCCGGCGGGGTCGTCACCACGATGAACCCGCTCTACACGGCGGAGGAGGTCCACCGTCAGCTCGAGGATTCCGGCGCACGGTTCCTGCTGACCATCCCGCAGTTTCTCGACGCGGCTCGCCAGGGGGCGCAGAACACCGGGGTCGAGGAGATCTTCGTCTTCGGGGAAGCCGACGGCGCGACGCCGTTCGCCTCGCTGACGGCCGGAGGCGAGCCGCCGGCGGTGACGATCGACCCGCGCGACGACCTGGCCGCGCTCCCCTACTCGAGCGGCACCACCGGCATGCCCAAGGGCGTCATGCTGACGCACTACAACCTGGTCGCCAACGTCGCCCAGATCGCCGCCAACGAAGGCATCGCGGCCGAAGACACGCTCATCGGCATCCTGCCCTTCTACCACATCTACGGCATAACGGTGATCATGAGCGCCTCGCTCCGGGCCGGCGCCACCGTCGTCACCATGCCGCGCTTCGACCTCGAGCAGTTCCTCGGCCTGCTGCAGAAGCACCGCGTGACGACGGCGTACCTCGTGCCGCCGATCGTGCTCGCCCTGGCCAAGCATCCGCTCGTCGACCAGTTCGACATCTCGTCGCTGAAGAACATCATGTCCGGCGCCGCGCCGTTGCCCGAGTCGGTGGCCCGCGGGGCCGCCGCCCGCAACGACATGCTCGTCCGCCAGGGTTACGGCCTGACCGAGACCAGCCCCGTCACCCACACCAACTCGCCGCGCAAGGAGACCCGGATCACTTCGGTCGGCACGTCGCTGCCCAACACCGAGTGGCGCATCGTCGACGTCGCCACCCACCGCGACGCCGCCCCCGGCGCGCTCGGCGAAGTGTGGGTACGGGGACCGCAGGTGATGAAGGGCTACCTCCACAACCCGGAGGCGACCCGCGCGATGCTAGACGCCGACGGCTGGCTGCACACCGGCGACATCGGAAAGGCCGACGCCGACGGCTACCTCTACGTCGTCGACCGGCTCAAGGAGCTGATCAAGTACAAGGGGTTCCAGGTGGCCCCGGCGGAGCTGGAGGCGGCCGTGCAGTCGCATCCGGCCGTCGCCGACGCCGCCGTCATCCCCAGTCCCGACGAGGAGGCCGGCGAGGTCCCGAAGGCGTTCGTGGTGCTGCGCGAGGGAGCCGGGGCCACCGCGGAGGAGATCATGGCGCACGTCGCCGCGCAGGTCTCGCCCCAGAAGAAGGTGCGCCGGGTCGAGTTCATCGACGCGATCCCGAAGGTGCCTTCCGGGAAGATCCTGCGGCGGCAGCTCGTCGAGCGCGACCGCGCGCGGCTTGCGGCCTCGCGGGGATGA
- a CDS encoding SDR family oxidoreductase has translation MAAIDVSSLFSLSGKIALVTGGSRGIGRMMAEGLVQAGATVYLSSRKKDACDRTAEALSALGPCHAAPADVATEDGRAALVEVIKAREPRLHILINNAGAAWGAPYAEYPAAAFDKVLGLNVAAPFLLTRDLTPLLERGAADGDPARVINVGSMDGLQVQRRVGTGTFAYSASKAAVHHLTRTLAVELGPRNITVNAVAPGFFESRMTGDILARYGADITAACPLGRIGRPEDMAGIAIYLASRAGAYTNGAVIPVDGGSLLT, from the coding sequence ATGGCGGCCATCGACGTCTCGTCTCTCTTTTCGCTGTCCGGCAAGATCGCGCTGGTCACGGGCGGCTCGCGCGGCATCGGCCGCATGATGGCGGAGGGGCTGGTGCAGGCCGGCGCTACCGTCTACCTCTCCTCGCGCAAGAAGGACGCCTGCGACCGAACCGCGGAGGCGCTGTCCGCGCTGGGCCCGTGTCACGCCGCGCCGGCGGACGTGGCGACGGAAGACGGACGGGCCGCGCTCGTCGAGGTGATCAAGGCCCGCGAGCCGCGCCTGCACATCCTGATCAACAACGCCGGGGCGGCCTGGGGCGCGCCGTACGCCGAGTACCCGGCAGCGGCATTCGACAAGGTGCTCGGGCTCAACGTGGCGGCGCCGTTCCTGCTGACGCGCGACCTGACGCCGCTGCTCGAGCGCGGCGCGGCGGACGGCGACCCCGCCCGCGTCATCAACGTCGGATCGATGGACGGCCTGCAGGTACAGCGGCGCGTCGGGACCGGCACGTTCGCCTACTCGGCCAGCAAGGCGGCGGTGCACCACCTCACACGCACGCTGGCCGTCGAGCTCGGCCCCCGCAACATCACCGTGAACGCCGTCGCCCCCGGGTTCTTCGAGAGCCGGATGACCGGCGACATTCTCGCGCGGTACGGTGCGGACATCACGGCCGCCTGCCCGCTGGGGCGCATCGGAAGGCCGGAGGACATGGCCGGCATCGCGATCTACCTCGCCTCGCGGGCCGGGGCGTACACCAACGGCGCGGTGATTCCGGTGGACGGCGGCTCGTTGCTCACTTGA